TTGACGAGTGGCAAAAGGAGCATTCACCCAGGCCCGGCGAAACCCCCATAGCCAACGGCCGAAGAAACAGGTCACGATGCGACTCGACGTCGACGCAATCGACCGCTTCAAGCGACTAATCAAGCCCACGGGCATCCCGTATCAAAGCCTGGTCAACCTCTACTTGGCCGACTGCGCCGCCAACCAGCGCGAACTCGCGCTGGCCTGGGCCCAGCGAAATACCGCGCCCGCTGGCGAGGGCGGATCAGGGCCGCCCGGGTGGGTTTGGAGCCGGCACGCCGTTCGGGTCGTCGGTCACCGGGTCGAACACCGCTAGCCCTTCGGCCTCTGCGGCTGCAGCCTGCTGCCGGTCATGGGTGAAGAACTCGACGGTTGGACCCGCGATGCGCAGCGTCGCGGCGACATGTATCGCATCAGCGCCTCGGACTGGCCCTGACAAACGTGCGGCTTCGATCATCAAGGCGTCGTCGACGGACAGCCACAACGACACGTGAGAGAAATACTGGTCGAGGTCGTTGACTGCGGCACCGAGATTCTTGACGACGTGGGTGGCCTCGAGCGGCATGAAACGCGACGCCGCAATTGTGGCGCCGGCGGTGGTGCACGACTCAACGAACTGGGCGGCCGCATTCGAGCCGTCGAGGCTCGCGGCCAAGACAACGGACGTGTCGATCACCTTTACGCTGGCGACGGCTTTCATCGGCGGTTCCGAGCCCGGGCAAGGGCATCGAGCGATGAGATGCCTTCGACGCGCCTGGGTACCAAGGGAATGGGGGTCGGGGTGACGCGCTGTGCCCAGCCTGCCGCCACAGCCCGCTCCAGGGGATCATCCTGGGGGATGCGGGTGACCTTGTAGGTCGGCCTTCCTCCCCGTTCGATGACGAGGTCCTCTCGGTCTGCGATCCGAAGCGCCGCAGAAATGTTCTTGTTAAGTTCAGTGACCGTCATCGTCGCCATGCGAGGAAGGCTAGCAACATCTAGCAAGACATGCAAGTTATGCGGTCTAGCTGCATCGGCAAACGGTAGGGCGCGGACCCTTCTGCCGTCTCCAAATTCCTTCGCCGGGGCACTGCATCAAGGTGATGGAGGTCTTCAAAGAGAGTCGAAGCAACGTGGGACCTGTCCGCGTTCGCCTAGGCGACTTCTTCACCGAGGATGATCTTCGGCATTGTCGTCAGGCAACGATTCCAGCGCTTGTAGAACTTCTCTAGTGCTGGTTTGCACAGGGCTGCGTGTGCCTCCGGGCTCTCAAGCGTCCAGAACAGCGCGTAGGTGACCTTGCCCACGTTGCGGGTCAACCGAATGGGTAGCTCACCTTCCTTGACCGCCTGGAAACTGCCTTGACGATGAGTCCGCTTGATGTACTTGACATCAATCACGCCCGGTTGGCTCCGATAAAACTCAGCGACTTCCCTCATGAGGGCTTCAATCTCGTCCTGCCGATCAACCCTGGCTTCATAGATACACACCTCGTAGAACACGGTGACACTCCTTCCTCAAGACAGTCCAGTTCCAGCCTACGGAGCCGATGGCCGTTGTGACCTCATCGACATGTCACTTGCGGCATCTCCTTGGAACAAGCAGCGGATGGTGAGCATAGTGATTCTCGGCCATCATCCCCCGCCTACGCCATGAGGACCAGAGCGGCATTGTTGGTCATGGCTGGGTCACGGTCACTGTCGAGGTAGAGGACGCCATAGGGGTGATGTGGCTGGCGTTGGGCTGCGCAATGTCGCCTCATAACTTGACCATGTGTCGTCCAGAGGGTGCGAAACCTTTTCACTTACCTGGGCAGTGATACCGAGGCGTGTGGTGTGCTCAACTGCCGCCAAGGTAGATCTCAACCCGATCGGAAGTCCATGTCGCGATCCCAGAGCCGAAGAAATCCTTGTCTTCAGTCCAAATAGGGCAACCAAGCGCCAATGCGGCTGCGACAATCGGCCAGTCCATTGGGTCACGCGCTCCAATGCGGATCAGCGAAGCCTCTTTCAGTGGCTCAGTGACATCCGACGGCACCACGTCGACAACCTCACGGAGCTGGCCGAGCGAATCAAGTAATGGAGCCGGGTCAAATCCTCGCTTCCCGACAATGGTCGGTAAGTGTCGAGCGGCCTCAACGAACGCAAGCTCGGGAGCAAAGAACGTTGCGGCATCGCCATGTCGCTGAATGATGTCTGCGACGCGGGCGCCAAGCACCGCACGGACAAGAATGTTCGCGTCAAGTATGATCCGCCGCGATGTCACAACTCTCGCGCTGTTTCTCACTTGACCCCACGTAACGCGTCGAATTCTTCCACGACCGCGTCCTCAGTCATGCCCAGTTCGGCCAACAACTCACTTGCTTTGCCTGCTGCCTCGGCGAAGGCCGCAATCTCTGCCTGTCGATCACGGCGAACTGGGACAAACAGGCCAACCGTCCGCCCATGACGAGTCACCGTCACCGGCTCGGTTTGGTCAATGTAGTCCGCCAAGTCCTGCCGGAACTCCCGAACACCAACGCTCAAGCTCATCGCCAACCCCTCCTTGTGTACATTTGTGTACACAATATCTGATGCTGCGTCTCTTGCCAAGGTGCGGCCTGGTGGTGGCCCACGAGCAGACACGCACACGAACTCGAGTACTTCGTTTTCTTGGCTCCTTCTAACATGGAGATGTATTCCTCACGGGTCGGGTATCTCCTTGGGGTCATTCTTGAATCAGCAATAGCGCGCTCGCCACGCAGTTTCGCAAGGTACAGACGGCTTCGGCCTCGGTCGTCAGTGCGGCTCTCTGGCACTCTCCCGATGATCACAAACTCGCCGTGGGTCTGGTTCCTAAGCCAGCGCAAGAATCCCCAATCGTCGCCATTCGAGGAATGGCTAGCAACACCTGGCAAGACATGCAAGCTGCTCGGTCTAGCTGCTCTTAGGCCAAATAGGCTTGAGATACGACAACTGTGGAGCATAGGAAACTCGAACTCCTGACCTCTTTCACGCCATGGAAGCGCGCCGCTAGCAATTGTGTCACGGCGGCTGGAAGGGTCATGCGCCCAGGTCCAGTTCAACCAAAGGGCCATCCTTCACGTTGCGGACAAAGCCGGTTCCGGCTTCAGTCCATTCCTCCGGGCTGAGCACGGAGACACTGACGTCTCGCCCGCAAGACCTGGCCGCACCGTCAACAGCTGCGCGGACTCTGGCCACATCTGGAGACCCAACAACAAGAACGTCGATGTCGTTCGGCTGGGGGCCGGGCTCACCGTAGAAACGTGCCGCCCATGAGCCGTAGATGGCGGCGTAGTCAATTCCTTTTATGCCGACCAGTTGGTCTTCGATCTTCGCTTTTGGCCCAATAGTCTTGGCCAGCAGCGACCTTAGGTCAGTAAAGATCGGCGAGGTCGTCACCGCCCAGACCGAGCGTCGGCCGCTCTTAAGTTCAGATTCGATGAGACCGGCTTCTGTCAGCCTTTCAACCTCGCGAGCGACAGTCGGCTGAGGTTTGCCGGTGCGCTCAATCAGCTCCCTAATTGCGAAGCGCCGTTCCGGCTCGAGGTAAGTGGCACCAAGCACTCCCAGCTGCACCTCGCTGCGGAAGATCGGGGCCAAACTTGGCCTTGGAGTACTCACACAATGCATTGTTCTATGCGGAATGCGAGTATGTCAAGCAGCCCAGCAGTGGCGAAGCCGGGAGAAGAAAACCCGCCCGATGGCGGCGACACCCTCCAACGCGCCAAACCACCACTCGCCCAATCGTGTGGGCTCAAGTGTGCGCTACCCGAACCGGCGACGTGCCGTCGAGAAGCTGGTTTTGGCAATGGAACAGGGGGTTTCTGAGGGTTTGGGCGATGACGGCAAGGTAGCAAGCCCGAGAATCGGCGTCTCAGCTGAACCAAGGAGATGGACTCAAACCCCGCTCACTGCGAAGGAAGTAGACGCAATTCGAACCGCGTATGCCGCGGAGCCAGCGCCACAACTTTGGCCATGCACTGCGGGGTGCACCGCGCCACAATCTGGACAAAGACTCGGTAGCCCCCCAAGCGGTCAATCGCCTGTTGAGCAGGATCGACACAGGCCAAGGTTGGTGAAAGCCATGCTGCCGGGGAAGGCTTTCTGGCACTTGACGCACCTGACGCCACGGAACTCGATCTTGGGATGACTATTTGGCGACGGTAGTGGTGCAATGCCAGGAACACGATCAGCATGCACGGCGAAAAGCTGCGGATGTTGGCGCCCAATCGCCGCGTGTACGTCACGGCGGGTCTTCGGAGGGACTTTACGTCCAACAACTATCACGTCGAGTGCTTCGGAGTACCCCGCCCATGTGAGTAGTGCAGACATGAACAGGTCGGGTGCCACCGCCGACATCGATAGCCTTTCCAGATCGCAATTGGCGAAGTCACCAACGTCGTCGGCCACAATGAATTGGGCCCGTACCGCTTCCGCATCAGCGAGAACCTGCCGATCCTTCGGGTCAGTGTGATCGAATCGCCCTCTGATCTGCCCAGTAGGGCCAAGACCCCAACCAAAACGTGTTCGCAAATCAGATACCGGCGTCATCCGCGGCGCCAGATGTCGGTCTGCTTCCTGTTCGACGTGCTGGCTCCACACCACAATGAAGCTGCTCTCGGGCGCACCGGCGATCAGCAGGGTTCTTGTGACTGGCCTGGCCAGCACATTGGCGTCGACAAACACCCGCACGGACTCAGATGCCACCAAATAGGTCCACTTCCAAGTCAGCCGCGTAGTGCTCAGCCACTGAGTTCATCAACTCCCGACGGAACCGATCATATTCTGCTACCGGGACGCGATGCCGGTTGCCGACTCTCAAAGCCTTGATCTGCCCGCTGGCGATCCGGCGCGAGATCGTGGTTCGAGACACTCCTAGCCGCTCAGCAATTTCCGCTGGAGTCAGGGTCTTGACGCGCGTACTCACGCTGATCGCCTGACCGTGTTCAGCAGCCTCCCGGACAACAGTAAGAAGCTGTTCGGCCCACTTTGGATGGGCAGGATCAGCAACTACTGGATGTGCCCGAACCTCCTCCGGGTCGAGCACAAGTGTTTGATTCATACTCCCATGGTAGCGCACTGTGCGCAGTTAGTTGCTCTAATTGCGCACAGTGCGCTACCAGACCATCCGCTCACTTCTCTGGCAGTAGTGTCTTTGCCGCATGGTGGGGACCTATTCCTGCGTCCGCCGATGTGATCAACCACATCGGGACGTGAGCGTCGATCTATCGCTGAATCAGCGTTTGGCAGCGCCCTGCGGCATCGGACATGTTCCCGCGCTTGCCGCATCGATGCAAATAGGTTGACGAGTGGCTGGTGCCAGTGGCCAGGTTTCGGCCGAGAGGTGATATGGTACATACACGGTACTATCCGGATAGTAAAGGGAGGCCGCATGCCACCTCGCACACGAACTGGGAGCTCCGAACTGGGGAATGCGATCCGCGATCGGCGAATCGAGTTGGGATTGAGTATTGAGGAGGCGGCGGGCAAAGCGGGCGTCGGAGCAAAGACTTGGGGACGCTACGAGTCCGGCGCATCCATCAGGCAGGACAAGGAACGAGGAGTGTGCCGGGCACTTCGGTGGACCAGCTTCGCCGTGATTTGTTCTTCAGAAGACGGCTCCAAAAGCGAAAACCCATTTGTCGTCGACAACCGGCATCAGGCATGGTCGCAGGGGCTAGCTGACCTCTACGGCACCCTTTGCGCCGCCACGTTTGCGGTTGGCAGTGACATTGTGCTCGACAACCTGAAACAGGATCTCACCGAACTGGCACGGAGTGCGCGTGGGACCCACCTTGGTGAACTCCCATGTTCCTGGTTTGGTGACTCCTTGCCTCGGCAGTTCCTTCACCGCTACGACTACGAGTTCACCTACAAGCTGAGATCTGCGGTCAAGCTACTGCGCCGCCGGTTCCGATTTGGCCACTTGGAGGCGCACACAGTTCTTGAAGAAATCGCCTTGTATCTGATCTTTGGTGAAGCCGAATCGTTAGCTGATATCGGTCCCGAATTCAGTGGAGCGGAGAACCAATGGCTTGACTGGCTCGGAGAAATGCTCAGTGATCTAGACGTCGAATACTATCTCTTTAGTTCGGCCGAAGTGGTAGCCCCGGGTTTTACTTATCATTTCGATCGCTGGGACGAGGAACAGTTCTGGTGCTACTCTCAGAATGTTGTGGACCCCGTAGCTGACAGCAGCCAATTGAGCCACAAGACCGAAGACTGAGTGTTTGCCCTGATCGCACCGGTATTCCATCCAGAAGGCGTGGAGCATAGGAGATTCGAACTCCTGACCTCTTCCATGCCATGGAAGCGCGCTACCAACTGCGCCAATGCCCCTTGAGCCAGATCAGTATAGTCCACCGCGTGCGACTACCGTGCGTTTGCGAAAGCCAGCGCCGCCGCGCGGCAGGAGTCGAAGGCGCGTCAGCTAAGACGGCCACAGGCCGGCGAGCTCCGGCCACGCCCCGGCAACTAAGGTTTGGACTTCTTCCAGCGGCGCCACACCAGCCAGAGGCCAAGTGAGTAATTGACAGCAAAGACGCCCAGGTAGGGCCCGTAGGCACGGCGCAGGATCGGCTTGGTGCGGGAGGCCGCCAGCGCAGCCAAGCCGCCGATGCCGGCCGCCCGGGTAGCGCGGGTAGCCGCCACTGCCAAGACAAACCGCCCCAAAGGCACACCCATGTCCCCAGCTTTGGCGGCGTAAACCTTGACCGGGATGCCGTTGGCAACCTGCCGCCACAGGCCGCGCACACCGCCGGCCAGGTGTTCCCCAGCCGTCTGACGCATCCAGTTGGTTACCAACAAGGTTGGCGGCCTATGTCCGGCCCGCGTCAACAGGGCGTTAACCAGTGCCCCGGCGGCTGATCCGGCTGTCAGGCAGACAATCGCCTTGGGCATCTGGCGGGGACTGGCCAGCGCGACGGTGGCCAGATAGACCTCCTGGGTCAGCGGCGAAGAGGTCGCCTCGGCAAAACCCCAGGCCGCCGCACCGAGCAGTCCAGCCTTAGAGTCCATCAACTGCTTCAGCCTCAACCAGGCGCGAGATGTGGCCGGGCGGGCTGGGCCTTGATCTAGCATCGCCATGATTTGCCGGCGCAGCAGCTCAGTGTCATTGGCGTCAAGGTCCTCAGGTTGGATCGCTTCGCCCACCCGCACCTCCACTGGCCCCGGCCTGAACGGCCCGTGCTTTGGCAGCAGCCTTGACGTCCCAACCACCGCCACCGGCAGCACTGGCACGTCGAATTCCTTGGCCAAATGCAGCGGACCGGTGTGGAACTGGCCAATCTGTCCATCGGTGCTGCGGCCGCCTTCGGGGAAAACCAACAGGGAAGAACCAGAGCCAAGCACTTGGCGGGCGCCTTCGACCAGGGTTTCGTAACCATGACCGCCGTGGCGCCTGACCGGCACCGCACCGATCGCCAACTTCAGGGCGAAAGCCTTCCACTTTTTGTCAAACCAATAGTCCCCGGCCGCCACCACGACCGGTTTGTACTGTGCCGGGATCGCTGCCAGCAAAGCCGGGGTGTCGGTGTGAGAGGAGTGGTTGGCCACCACCACCATTGCCTCGTAGGGGGCCGAACCGGTTACACGAAAGCCGCCCACCAGGTGGAAGGCGTTGCGCCAAACCCCACGCCGGATCCAGCCGGCTAGGTTGAAGCCCGGTGGCAGTCCTACCCGGCGCTTAGTGGTCATGCCAGCACCGCCGCCAGCGGCAGGATCAGCAGCAGCGAGTCGACCCGGTCAAGTAGACCGCCAAAGCCGGGCAGCCAGGTACCGGCATCTTTGGCACCGGCTTGACGTTTGACCATCGATTCCACCAGGTCCCCTCCTATAGCGCCAATCACGACCGCGATCACCAGGCCAGGTGAGAATTCTCCCAGCACGGCCAAGACTGCCATGCCACCAAGCGCTGCCCCAACCAAACCGCCAACACTCTTGTTAGGTGAAAGTGGCGAAATGGCTCGCCGCGCCCAGCCAAAACGCCGCAGTCCTGTGCCACCGCACCAGGCTGCCACATCGGTGGCGGCCGCCGCAAAGCAGACTAAAAAGGCGTTTCGTCCAAGTATCACCAAATTGGCCAACGACCAGCTCAGCCAGATCGTGCCAAAGGCTGTCAGAGCGGCCCGGCGCAGACCATCGGTCACGGCCCCGCTCAACACCGCCGGCGCCGCGCCAAGCAGTGCCACCAATGGCACCAGTCCCAGGTAGGACGGCCTGAGCCAGGCAGCCAATGGGTAGGCCACGGCGGTCAGCATCAAAATGGTCTCTTCCGGCAGCGGCAAATTGACCAAGCCGACGTATTCGCGCACCGCTTGCAGCGCTAGGAGCGCGGCTAAGGCGGCCGTTGGGCCTGGGCCCATCCACATCGGCACTCCAATGACGGGCAGGATCAGCGCCCAAGTGGTCCAGCGACGGCGCAGCTCGGACTTGCCCGAAAGGAAGACCGGCAAAGCGGCCACGACCAAAACGGCCAAGGCCATCAACATCAAGAACACGGCCCGGCCTTCGAGGTCCAGATGCCAAGGGCCAATCGCGAAGTGAACGGCGAAGATCTCTCGATTGAAGGCTGGCATATCAGCCACCCAGAGCCCGGCGCCCGGCCGCTAGCCTCGTCACCGCCGTGACCAGCGATCCAACTATCACCAACGCCGCCAACACCGGCAGCCAGGCCGGCACCGCGGTGCCAAGCACAGCCAAAGCGCAGCGCTCGGTTTTGCCCAATGGCCCACCGTTAGCTCTGGGTCCTCCGCCTCCGGCCACGGCCAGCGAGGCGAAGGTGGGCCAGGTCGCTGCCAAGCCCGCCACCAATACCCAGGTGAGGGACGACATCGGCCCAAAAGCCAGCAGTGTAGACGGCTCGCGCCCCGCCAACACTGCCAGGCCAGCCACCATCAGCAAATCCGAGACCCTATCCCCCAGTTCGTTCAGCGCAAAACCCCACGGCCGCGACACCTTCCGGGCCCGGGCCACTGCCCCATCGAGGTTGGCTCCGGCCAGGCGGCCGGCCAGGGCTATCAAGGCCACCGGCCACCAACCCAGCGCGATGGCCACGGCGGCGACCAGCCCAAACAGCACTCCGAGCGATGTGAAAACATCGGGCGAGACCTGCCGCTTGACCGCCCAACGCGCCGGCGCCGATAGCCGCCTGGTGTACCAGCCCTTCAGCGCGTAGAGCCCGCGGGGTCCGGCCTGAGACATGGGCGCAAGCATATCCGCCGCCGCCCAAAACCCGGTTTCCAGCGCCGATATGACCGCGGCCAGATTCGTGCCCAGCTAGGCCAAACCCGCCAGACGGCCGCTAAAGCGTCAGCAGGTTTTCCGGTCCG
The Micrococcales bacterium DNA segment above includes these coding regions:
- a CDS encoding PIN domain-containing protein, with protein sequence MTSRRIILDANILVRAVLGARVADIIQRHGDAATFFAPELAFVEAARHLPTIVGKRGFDPAPLLDSLGQLREVVDVVPSDVTEPLKEASLIRIGARDPMDWPIVAAALALGCPIWTEDKDFFGSGIATWTSDRVEIYLGGS
- a CDS encoding type II toxin-antitoxin system prevent-host-death family antitoxin; the encoded protein is MSLSVGVREFRQDLADYIDQTEPVTVTRHGRTVGLFVPVRRDRQAEIAAFAEAAGKASELLAELGMTEDAVVEEFDALRGVK
- a CDS encoding MarR family transcriptional regulator; its protein translation is MSTPRPSLAPIFRSEVQLGVLGATYLEPERRFAIRELIERTGKPQPTVAREVERLTEAGLIESELKSGRRSVWAVTTSPIFTDLRSLLAKTIGPKAKIEDQLVGIKGIDYAAIYGSWAARFYGEPGPQPNDIDVLVVGSPDVARVRAAVDGAARSCGRDVSVSVLSPEEWTEAGTGFVRNVKDGPLVELDLGA
- a CDS encoding helix-turn-helix domain-containing protein codes for the protein MNQTLVLDPEEVRAHPVVADPAHPKWAEQLLTVVREAAEHGQAISVSTRVKTLTPAEIAERLGVSRTTISRRIASGQIKALRVGNRHRVPVAEYDRFRRELMNSVAEHYAADLEVDLFGGI
- a CDS encoding 1-acyl-sn-glycerol-3-phosphate acyltransferase, giving the protein MTTKRRVGLPPGFNLAGWIRRGVWRNAFHLVGGFRVTGSAPYEAMVVVANHSSHTDTPALLAAIPAQYKPVVVAAGDYWFDKKWKAFALKLAIGAVPVRRHGGHGYETLVEGARQVLGSGSSLLVFPEGGRSTDGQIGQFHTGPLHLAKEFDVPVLPVAVVGTSRLLPKHGPFRPGPVEVRVGEAIQPEDLDANDTELLRRQIMAMLDQGPARPATSRAWLRLKQLMDSKAGLLGAAAWGFAEATSSPLTQEVYLATVALASPRQMPKAIVCLTAGSAAGALVNALLTRAGHRPPTLLVTNWMRQTAGEHLAGGVRGLWRQVANGIPVKVYAAKAGDMGVPLGRFVLAVAATRATRAAGIGGLAALAASRTKPILRRAYGPYLGVFAVNYSLGLWLVWRRWKKSKP
- a CDS encoding phosphatidate cytidylyltransferase, encoding MPAFNREIFAVHFAIGPWHLDLEGRAVFLMLMALAVLVVAALPVFLSGKSELRRRWTTWALILPVIGVPMWMGPGPTAALAALLALQAVREYVGLVNLPLPEETILMLTAVAYPLAAWLRPSYLGLVPLVALLGAAPAVLSGAVTDGLRRAALTAFGTIWLSWSLANLVILGRNAFLVCFAAAATDVAAWCGGTGLRRFGWARRAISPLSPNKSVGGLVGAALGGMAVLAVLGEFSPGLVIAVVIGAIGGDLVESMVKRQAGAKDAGTWLPGFGGLLDRVDSLLLILPLAAVLA
- a CDS encoding CDP-alcohol phosphatidyltransferase family protein; its protein translation is MSQAGPRGLYALKGWYTRRLSAPARWAVKRQVSPDVFTSLGVLFGLVAAVAIALGWWPVALIALAGRLAGANLDGAVARARKVSRPWGFALNELGDRVSDLLMVAGLAVLAGREPSTLLAFGPMSSLTWVLVAGLAATWPTFASLAVAGGGGPRANGGPLGKTERCALAVLGTAVPAWLPVLAALVIVGSLVTAVTRLAAGRRALGG